Genomic segment of Dromiciops gliroides isolate mDroGli1 chromosome 3, mDroGli1.pri, whole genome shotgun sequence:
TAAGCATTCTAGCCCTCCCTTCAGGGAAGAATTCCTTTCTGAGAATTTTGGTAACCAATCCATACCCCTCAGTTAGCTCAAATGGCCTGATAGCCAGTGTTGTAATGTAAAATCTCTCCTTACATAGCTAAGTCTGTGTATGAGTCACGTCCCTCATTGTAACTGTAAATAgagttataatttttctttttcactttggtATGTTTTCCAGATTGGGGTGTTGACAGAAAGGATGTTCAAATATCTCCAGAAATATTTTGCTGTACACCTTTTTGGACATTCCCGACAGAGAACAAGACTAGTCTCCAAAGATGGAAGGTGTAACATAGAGTTTGGCAATGTGGGAGCACAATCAAGGTTGATCTTCTTTGTGGATATCTGGACAACAGTGCTTGATCTCAAGTGGAGATATAAAATGACCATTTTTATCACTGCCTTCTTAGGCAGCTGGTTCCTCTTTGGCCTCCTATGGTATGCAGTAGCATACTTACATAAAGATCTTCCAGAGTTTCGTCCATCTAGCAACCATACTCCATGTGTAGATAACATTAATGGCTTAACCTCGGCTTTCCTATTTTCTCTCGAAACCCAAGTTACCATCGGTTATGGTTACAGGTGTGTGACAGAACAATGTGGCACAGCTATCTTCCTTCTTGTCTTGCAGTCCATCCTTGGAGTCATTATCAACTGTTTCATGTGTGGTGCCATCTTAGCCAAGATCTCTAGATCAAAGAAACGAGCCAAAACCATCACCTTCAGTAAGAATGCCGTTATCAGCAAACGGGGTGGGAAGCTTTGTCTCCTGATCCGGGTGGCTAACCTCAGGAAAAGCCTCTTGATTAGCAGTCACATCTATGGCAAGCTCTTAAGAACCACAGTCACACCTGAAGGAGAGACCATTATTTTGGACCAGATCAATATCAACTTTGTGGTTGATGCAGGCAATGAAAACTTGTTCTTTATTTCCCCACTGACCATCTATCATATTATTGACCATAACAGCCCCTTCTTCCACATGGCAGCTGAAAACCTTCTCCAGCAGGACTTTGAGCTGGTGGTGTTTTTAGATGGAACGGTGGAGTCCACCAGTGCCACCTGTCAGGTCCGGACATCCTATGTCCCAGAGGAAGTGCTATGGGGCTATCGTTTTGCCCCCATGGTGTCCAAGACCAAGGAAGGGAAGTACAGAGTGGATTTCCATAATTTCGGCAAGACGGTGGCAGTGGACACTCCGCATTGTGCCTTATGCCTCTACAATGAGAAAGATGCCAGAAACAGATTGAAGAAAGGCTACGACAATCCCAATTTTGTCCTGGCAGAAGTCAATGAAACAGATGATACAAAAATGTAGTTGTGACCACTTAGCATAAGCAAAGCAAAAATCCTATGGTACAGAATAACTTAGAAGCAGAGAAACAATCAGAATTTTTGAGGACACCTAAACAAGAGCCTTCAAAGCAAGTAAATGAGCACTGCTATTCTTTGTATTCTGTGGTCTGACCTTAGAGAATACAGCACTCTCAATTTCAGGAAATGTCTTTAAAGCAAAGGAATTAATTAGGACATCTAGCCATCttcatgtaaattccttgagggcaggaactactgGGATTAGCCTAGTGCCTTCACTTTCTTAACTTTGAGGGCTTGTTGTTGAGTTAAATTGATAGGAATATTTGAAGTAAGCAAATTCCAATGCACCTCCCCACCCTGCAATCTGGGAGTTCTTTTTAGCAATATTGATTATTGACATATGGCTAGGCATGTAAAGGAGAGAATCTGTCcaaattttttactttttgttaagCCAGAGTCACTGCAATGGATCATGTGTAACTGATGGTGTCTATCTAAGTAAAGGGAGATGGAGAATTGAGGTAATTATCTAGATAATTCAGATGGGAAAAAATTCACAACTTTAATCAAATGGCTAAAAAGGGATATTTTTTCTTGATGATCTAGTCTGACTGTCTCCATTGTCATTCATCATTCCTTTGATGTCCCCTTTGATTTTCATGCCTTTTATTTACACGGGGTGTTCCAATGAAAACTAGCCCCAATACATGCATTGTAGGGATCAGTAACAAGAGATAGAAGGGACATCACAggatatctagtccaatctccttgaTTTTTACCTAAAGAAACTTGAGGCCTCAAGAGGTGAACTGATTGAAAGGCTTCAGCCATAGAAGTACTCAttttgggtgattttttttttcaggaaagttAAATGTGGTTCATGAATTATTCACAGTGGCATGGCACACACAAATATCACTTTGAAATTCAAAAATAGCATCCCAAAGAATGATTTTCCTACATCCTACTACCACCCCTCAAAGAAATTGAGTATTTCTCAGGGTAGTTATATTCTTACTTGATTCAGCTAAGGCTGAGAATTGAGAATGATTTCTCTTATAACACTCTGTCTTCCATCAAATGAAACATGGGTTGAACTAGAGGAGAGAACCCAGACTGCCAGAAAGAAGAGGAGGCTGTTGAACAAAAGGAGTAACTGTGTGGCAAACCATACAGATCcaactttaaaaataactctTGGGCAATGGGCCATACTTCCCACTCCTGGCTGTCAGTACCCAGAAAGGTCCAGGAGTTGCTCAACACAGATGAGCCCATTTAGGCTGTGTCTACCCACACCTACAGTGGAGTGGAGATCCAGAGCCTAACCCATTTTCTGAAAGAGCCAAATAAACTCAAGACCCATGTTGGCCTTTGGCCAATTAGCAGCTTCAAATTTCTGTTTCATGTTGTATGTATAGACAGACGAGTCTTAAGTCAGTGGATTGGAAGCTGCACCCATACTTCCTTGCAAAGATAAATACTTGATTTGAAAGCTGTGATAACATTTTCCCAGAAGGCAATTTTTCCCCTATGTTTACTGGGACTATAAGTGGAAATTCTGTCATACTGAGCCTTCCCTGTCTTCCTAAGAAATTCAACAAGGAGTTTAAAGGTAGAAAGCCATACTTGAAATGGAAG
This window contains:
- the KCNJ1 gene encoding ATP-sensitive inward rectifier potassium channel 1, which codes for MFKYLQKYFAVHLFGHSRQRTRLVSKDGRCNIEFGNVGAQSRLIFFVDIWTTVLDLKWRYKMTIFITAFLGSWFLFGLLWYAVAYLHKDLPEFRPSSNHTPCVDNINGLTSAFLFSLETQVTIGYGYRCVTEQCGTAIFLLVLQSILGVIINCFMCGAILAKISRSKKRAKTITFSKNAVISKRGGKLCLLIRVANLRKSLLISSHIYGKLLRTTVTPEGETIILDQININFVVDAGNENLFFISPLTIYHIIDHNSPFFHMAAENLLQQDFELVVFLDGTVESTSATCQVRTSYVPEEVLWGYRFAPMVSKTKEGKYRVDFHNFGKTVAVDTPHCALCLYNEKDARNRLKKGYDNPNFVLAEVNETDDTKM